Part of the Melospiza georgiana isolate bMelGeo1 chromosome 17, bMelGeo1.pri, whole genome shotgun sequence genome, CTTCCACAAGCACTTGAACATCACCTTGGTGGAGTTCTGCAGGAGAGAGGTGTCAgcctggcagccccatccccatcctcatcctcatctccagccctgctgtcatCCCAGCCCAAATATCCCCCTCATTGTCATCCCCAACCTTACCCACATTATCACCTGCACCCTCAAACTCATCTCAGCTCTCATCCCTACCTCCAACCTCATCTTCTTCATTCCCACCCCAAATGTCATTCTCCTCCTCATCTCCATCCTTACTATCCCCATTCCCAAACTCATCCAAACTGTCATCCCCATCCTTAACCTCATCCTCCTAATCCTTACTATTCCCAAAACCCAACTTCACCCCCATTGTCATCCCCAGCTTCATCCCACCTTCCTCTTCCGTGGGGTGGGCTCTCCAAACACGAAGTGGGTGCTGTCGGGCTCATCAGGGCCCTCATCTGGGAGCGGGCCAGGCAGGAAGGTGCTGGGGACGTGGCTGGAGAGGGGGGGTGAGGGGGTGGAGGGGGTGGATCGGTCGCTGGAGGGGTCCCAGCTCCAGTCCCCGCTGgcgttgctgctgctgctgcagctggaggacaTGGCAGGAGCCTCCTTCCAGACCTCGCTGCCAGGCTctggtgaggaggaggaggaagaggaaggtcAGGTCCTGCAGTGGGacacacatccagggatgggggggacagggacaggctctTACCTGTGCCATGAGTGGCCGGTGGGTGCCCGAGCACCAGGGGGCTGGCAGAGAGGCTGGTGAGCACCGCAGCTGCCATCACCTCATCAATGCCCGCCTTGCCCGAGAGCTTCCTGCCAGCGAGAGCAGAGGGCTGTGTCAGGATGGACAGGTCCCCTGGGACCCTCTACTGCTTTCCCTCTCCCACTGAGGTGCCAGGACCTCCCACCCACAGGGGTCTGCATCTTCCCTAGGGTGTTTTGTGTGGGGGTACAGGGGTGGCACAAGGTCTCAGTGGCCCCACCATGTTGGTGGCACCACCAGGTGGAAAGGCACCCACAGGTgccccacagcctgcaggaTCCCAGGATGCTGCTGATCTCTCCAGGGACCATCCCAGCAGCTGGCTGGAACTCCCCTAGGCAAGGCACTCCCAGTGCAGGCAAGCTGCCAAAATGCCACTGCCTGTGCCATGCAGGGGCAACCCTCCATAACTGTGGGCAGCACTGTGCCAGAGGGTACAGGCAGCTGCATCCTGCCCAGGGACGGCTTCCCTAAGGCCAAACAATTCCTTGAGGTGGGAAAAAACTATAAAAATTttagactaaaaaaaaaagcaagaggtCAAGAGCACCCAAAAGCATTTTGCAAACAGATAACCTGGTGATGTTCCCCGCTGGGAGTCCCCGGAGCTGCCACAGTGGGACAGCCTCTCACCACcggggatcccagcacagccaccagcgGCCAAAGTCCTCCTGCAGAAAGAATCCCGGCCGCAGCCAGGCCAGTGCCGGTGGGCAGTGCCGGTGTCCCCACCTGTGCCGGGGCACGGGAATGCACTGCACGGTGTCCCCACCTGTGCCGGGGCACGGGGATGCACTGCACGGTGTCCCCACCTGTGCCTGGCATGGGGATGCACTGCACGGTGTCCCTACCTGTGCCGGGGCACGGGGATGCACTGCACGGTGTCCCCACCTGTGCCGGGGCACGGGAATGCACTGCACGGTGTCCCCACCTGTGCCTGGCATGGGGATGCACTGCACGGTGTCCCTACCTGTGCCGGGGCACGGGAATGCACTGCACGGTGTCCCTACCTGTGCCGGGGCACGGGAATGCACTGCACGGTGTCCCTACATGTGCCGGGGCACGGGAATGCACTGCACAGTGTCCCTACCTGTGCCGGGGCACGGGAATGCACTGCACGGCCGAGTGCAGCGCCAGGCAGCGCTCCAGCCCCGCGTCCAGCGCCCGCAGCACGGCCTCGTCCTGGCGCGACggcagctcccccagccagcCCTCGGGTCCCAGCGGAGCCTGCGGGAGACACGGCAGCGGGCAGCGGGGATCCCCAGCAGAGAATTCCATAGGGATCCCCAGCAGTGGGGTCTGCAGGGATCCCCAGCAGTGGATTCCACAGGGATCCCCCCGTACAGTGGGGTCTGCAGGGATCCCCACGGCCTcactgggatggggagctgGGTTTGGGCAGCTGGATCAGCGCCtcaaggcagggctgtggtgggaCCCTGCCAGCCACTCCCCCTGGGTAAATCCCAAGTGGATCCCGCCAGGTCGCAGTGGGATCCAGCCAGGAGTTCCTGAGCGCTCTCCAGATGCCCCTGtgatgctgctgccagcaccatcACCCACTGGCTCAGCATCAGCGCGGATCCAGCAGGGATCTCCAGAGCCAGGACCTGACACCCTCCAGGCAACGCAGCCCTAAGGTGGCAGCACCCACATCCCACACCCCGGTGTAGATCCACACCTTGTGGATCCACACCCCAAGTTTTTCCCGCTCTGAGCGGATCAGCCGGGATCCAGCGGCTCTCCCGGCGCTGGGAGCGCACTCGTGCCCGCCAGGCCAGCCCGACACCGGCACCCGCTGCCCGGGCTCGGCACCGAGCGGATCCCGCTCCGGGGAGATCCCACGGGATCCAGCACCAAGCGGATCCCGCTCCAAGCGGATCCCGCTCCAAGCGGATCCCGGCCGCTCTccccggggcggggccgggcggatCCCGGCGGCGGGAGATCCCGGCAAGATCCCAAAGCGCCGCGATCCAGGCGAGACGATCCGGCCGGGGGCGCGGCCGCTGTGACCCACCCCCTCCCTCCGCGCCCCGCCGCCACAACCCCCCCCCTTCCCGCCCCCCAAAGTTTATCCCATCGCGGCGCCATTTTACCGGCGGGGAAAGTTTCGGGCGGGCCGCTGTCAGCTGTCACCGCccccccgccgcctcccccggATCCCACCCCGCTCTCCGCCACCGCCCCCCCGGTACCTTGGCGGGGTcggcgcgggcggcgggcggcgcggtgggcggcggcgggcggcggcggcggcgggcgggcatTAGGACcgcgggcgggcgcggggggTCCATGCGCGGAGCGGCCGCGGCCCGGCGGGGGGAGCGCGCTCCGCCGCGCGCGGCCCCGGTGTCGGCGCCGGTCGGGCCACGCCCCCCGAGCGCCGCGCCATTGGCCGGAGCGCGCGGGCTGGAACGCGGCCGCCGCTTTCCGCGCCGCTGATTGGCCGAGGCCCGCTGCCACTTCGCTCGCGGCGGCCGCGCCCCCGCCCTCGCGAGCCGGCCACgcccccccggcccggccgcgccaCGCCCCCGCCGGCAGCGGCCATCTTCGCGCGCCCCGCCCTCCCGCCGCGCGCGCTGCCCGCGGGacccccccaaaaaccaaaacaccccCCCCAAAACAACCCCACCCCACCTCCGCCAGCCCGCCCGGTCACCCCCCGCTCACCACCGAGTCCCCGCCGGCACCCCCGGGCCCGCCGCGAAGTCACCCCCGCCTTTTCCCGCCAAACTCGCGGGGCTCCCCAAAAGTCGCAGAGGACCCCCGAAAGTTGCGGTTTTGTTGTTACGGCTCCGGATTCTGGGTGCTGCCCGAATAAACGCGGGGATGCCGTCACCGCGGAGCATCCCGCAAAACTCCCGACGGCTCCTGCGGACTTACCGGGGTGAAACACGCAGCGTTAAAATTTGGGGGATTCGCGCAAAAGCGATGTCCCCCGCCAAATTATAGGGCTGCCGATAAGTTACAGGGGTTCTTCAAACGCTGAAGAGCTCATCACAAAGTCATACTCCCCAAAACTTGTAGGTTCCCCCCCAAGTTCTCTGCGAAGTCTTAAATCCCCTATAACTCGCCTGTAGGGCTCCCCCATCAGCTCTAGGGCTTCCCCAAAAGTTACAGTCACCTTCTGCTAGAAAGGGGGTGTGGTCTGGACTTTTGGGGTGTGTGCGCCGTTCCCAGTAGGAAAGAAGTCCCTGATTCCCCCGTCAGTCCTGCCCACCACGAGGAATCAGTGCCAAAACCCCCCCAGAATGGCGGGGCTGGGCGTGGGTGGGCTGCGGGGGGTGCAGGAGGTTCTTGGGGTGCTGAGGGGCGTGGGGGGCACACGGGGTGCGGGGGCTCCACGGGGAGCGTGGGGTGCCCTGGGCATGTGGGATGCCTGGAATGCCCTGGGTGCACGGAATGCTTGGGGTGCGTGGGGTGCAGGGGgttctggggtgccctggggcGCCCTGggtgcctgggctggcaggggggACCTGTAGGGCAGGGGGTCTGTGGGGTCCATGTGACACATGGCGTGCGGCGGGTTTTGGGGTGCACGGGGTGTTTGGGGGACTCGGCCACCCGCGTTCTGCCCCTCACTGCCCCAAAACCCGCGGGGCGGCTCCGAGGGGCCgcggctcctgctgctgccgccggATTGAGCAGCCCGAAGGCCGGGACAGAGTCCGTGCGGCTGTCCCGGATGGCGGCCCCCGCCTGTCCCCCCCCCCGCCTGTCCCCTCGGCCGATCCCCGCCGCTCGGGGGCTGTGGCATTGATGGGGCGGCACCCCGGAtcccctgcctggggaggggggacgttcccagcctggctcctggggGGCTCGGCCACCCCCCGTTCCCCGCTCTGCTGgaggtggggctggaggtgccG contains:
- the SLC2A4RG gene encoding SLC2A4 regulator, producing the protein MAAAGGGVARPGRGGVAGSRGRGRGRRERSGSGPRPISGAESGGRVPARALRPMARRSGGVARPAPTPGPRAAERAPPAGPRPLRRDPLGAEPGQRVPVSGWPGGHECAPSAGRAAGSRLIRSEREKLGVWIHKVWIYTGVWDAPLGPEGWLGELPSRQDEAVLRALDAGLERCLALHSAVQCIPVPRHRKLSGKAGIDEVMAAAVLTSLSASPLVLGHPPATHGTEPGSEVWKEAPAMSSSCSSSSNASGDWSWDPSSDRSTPSTPSPPLSSHVPSTFLPGPLPDEGPDEPDSTHFVFGEPTPRKRKNSTKVMFKCLWKSCGKVLSSSSGMQKHIRTMHLGRKADLEQSDGEEDFYYTELDVDMEALTDGLSSLTPVSPTSSVPPAFPGPEAPLPPALPILELALASPCSPPGPPGRCHVHTDHAYQGCRTPPRPPVSPTVPTPPPPKPPAVPRRPRGEAKKCRKVYGMEHREMWCTACRWKKACQRFLD